The DNA window ACCCAGCTTGCATAGCCGCCAAATAACGGCCGGCCGCGCCCCAGCGGGGCGCTCGTGGTTATGCCGAGGCCTGGCTCGGAGCAATGTCATATCCGTTTGGATTCCGGCTTTGCCATCTCCACGTATCGACGCACATGTCGTGCAGCTTTCGTGTCGCGCGCCAGCCCAGGAGTTGATGTGCGAGGTCGGTGCAGGCGTAGTAGCTCGCGACGTCGCCCTCCCGTCGAGCTGAAAACACGAACGGAATGTCCTTGCCGCACGCCTTCGAGAAGGCGCGCACAAGATCAAGGACGCTGCTGCCGCGGCCCGTTCCCAGATTGACCTGGAGGAAGTCCTGCCGGCCGAGATGTTCGAGCGCACGCAGATGGCCGGTGGCCAGGTCCGTCACATGAACGTAGTCGCGGATGCCGGTTCCATCCGGCGTGCTGTAGTCGTTGCCGAAGATATTGACGTGGGGGCGCCGTCCAACGGCGACCTGAGCGATGAAGGGCATGAGATTGCTGGGAACGCCAAGTGGATCTTCTCCGATCAGGCCGCTGGCGTGACATCCCACGGGATTGAAGTAGCGCAGGATCGCGATCCTGAAGTCCTCAGTGGATTGAGCCACCTCTGTCAGCATGTCCTCGACGACAAGCTTGGTGCGCCCATAGGGACTGTAAGGCGACTTAGGGTGA is part of the Bradyrhizobium canariense genome and encodes:
- the galE gene encoding UDP-glucose 4-epimerase GalE, whose protein sequence is MKIMVTGGAGYIGSHTCIELIDAGHQVVIFDNFSNSNVEVVRRIERITGTAPLVVRGDVRDRDLLTTVLATHHCEAVIHFAGLKSVAESVSHPLLYYENNVLGSMRLVQAMKDVGVNKLVFSSSATVYGDPIFLPLTEDHPKSPYSPYGRTKLVVEDMLTEVAQSTEDFRIAILRYFNPVGCHASGLIGEDPLGVPSNLMPFIAQVAVGRRPHVNIFGNDYSTPDGTGIRDYVHVTDLATGHLRALEHLGRQDFLQVNLGTGRGSSVLDLVRAFSKACGKDIPFVFSARREGDVASYYACTDLAHQLLGWRATRKLHDMCVDTWRWQSRNPNGYDIAPSQASA